Proteins encoded together in one Penaeus vannamei isolate JL-2024 chromosome 41, ASM4276789v1, whole genome shotgun sequence window:
- the LOC138860428 gene encoding uncharacterized protein: protein MSATQDSESSASGAEHIVKAQEAAKKSLNDDIASIHKDLKRESKNIDLNSYRIHPEVLLGYHKTPIQRRCSEGNLPNGLLTAAPEIADHRSDKKDKERSRRDRAIAKGLSVDVASDGYLENRVKKHRHRKRDISFDAQRNDSSSDHSKSKSKQTNRSLAVEHSPKQSGGSRRSSVMFDLGEVDQESSHRAIIDQEKRHMKKQEKRRRRSSIQPGVVIDASSLHKQNGILCDDKESVSVHSNPVSSSKSQLQNLTLHLDKECLSPVGLTATSPSPSQISTESNEAGYESACSSLYLSSYLYPPEFQPNSKISSRSIQNNRRLSTPAVLPHQSFSSQGPARAVSAPQSARSSPYRSSVANEDKQCSTPPYVRIGENSSLPRTSDIIHENDMQPSSLICHSTLGNICGTEGTEEKEISDQTCRSNFGMVLSGICFVLFLWYLAVVYKSFLDKALSFDTYEGIYTPKISPVQEVVIHISMEDFNIVPQF from the coding sequence ATGTCTGCTACACAAGACAGTGAGAGCAGTGCTAGTGGTGCAGAACACATTGTCAAAGCACAAGAGGCTGCAAAAAAGTCTCTGAATGATGATATTGCAAGTATCCACAAGgacctaaagagagagagtaaaaatataGACTTGAACTCATACAGAATTCACCCAGAAGTGTTACTGGGCTATCATAAGACTCCAATCCAAAGGAGATGTTCTGAAGGCAATCTCCCTAATGGACTACTTACAGCTGCCCCAGAAATTGCTGACCACCGTTcggataaaaaggataaagaaaggtcAAGGAGGGACAGGGCAATAGCGAAAGGGTTGTCAGTCGATGTAGCGAGTGATGGCTATCTAGAAAACAGAGTGAAGAAACACAGGCACAGAAAACGAGATATCAGCTTTGATGCTCAGCGCAATGATTCGTCGAGTGATCATTCGAAATCAAAGAGCAAGCAGACCAACCGTTCCCTTGCTGTGGAGCATTCCCCAAAACAATCTGGTGGGTCAAGGAGAAGTTCTGTTATGTTTGACTTGGGAGAAGTGGACCAAGAATCATCTCACCGTGCTATTATCGATCAAGAGAAGAGACATATGAAGAAGCAGGAAAAAAGGCGTAGAAGGAGCTCTATTCAGCCAGGAGTGGTGATTGATGCGTCATCACTTCACAAACAGAATGGAATACTTTGTGATGACAAAGAGTCAGTGAGCGTGCACAGTAACCCTGTATCAAGCTCAAAGAGTCAGCTCCAGAATTTAACGCTTCATCTTGATAAAGAGTGCCTGAGTCCTGTAGGTCTTACAGCTACTTCACCAAGTCCATCCCAGATCAGTACTGAAAGTAATGAAGCTGGGTATGAGAGTGCCTGTTCATCGCTCTATCTCTCGTCGTATCTCTATCCCCCAGAATTTCAACCAAATTCCAAAATATCAAGCCGAAGCATCCAAAACAACAGGAGATTATCAACACCTGCTGTATTACCCCATCAATCTTTTTCATCCCAGGGACCTGCTCGTGCCGTTTCTGCTCCCCAGTCAGCACGTTCGTCTCCGTACCGTAGCAGTGTTGCAAATGAAGACAAGCAGTGCTCCACTCCTCCCTATGTTCGTATTGGTGAAAACAGTTCTCTACCAAGAACCTCTGACATTATTCATGAGAATGACATGCAGCCCTCAAGTTTGATATGCCATTCCACGCTGGGCAATATTTGCGGAACGGAAGgaacggaagaaaaggaaatatcggATCAGACGTGTCGCTCAAACTTCGGGATGGTTTTAAGCGGAATCTGTTTTGTGCTGTTTTTATGGTATCTGGCTGTGGTTTACAAGAGTTTCCTGGATAAAGCTTTGTCTTTTGATACCTATGAAGGAATCTATACACCAAAAATCAGCCCAGTTCAAGAGGTGGTGATCCATATATCAATGGAGGACTTTAATATTGTGCCACAATTCTGA